In Pelodictyon luteolum DSM 273, the genomic stretch TGCTTTTGACCGGCAGACCTTTCTCTTCCAGCCAGCCTGTGAGGGATTCCTGCAGCATTGGGAGCCCCTCTGTGGGGCCGTACTGGAATGCAGCGCGTTTGGTTTTGTCGTCCAGCTGCATGAAGAGTTCTTCAACCTCCTTGACCGGGAACAGGTCATTTGCGGGCATGCCCCCGGCGAACGAGATGATGTCGGGTCGCGAGGCCAGGCTCATGAGATCCCGTATCGCCGAAGAACGCAGAGCGGAGACGCTTTTTGAGAAGGTTGCCATGCTGTCTTGTTCCTTTTTTCAGAGCTGGTATATATCACCGGCTTGAACAAGTTCGAGCCGGTGCTGGCTGAGCACCCGGATGGCGGCCTGCGGCACGGCGGTTCGGATAACCACCGTCGCCCGGCCTTCGGCCGAGGAGAATGCGTACATGTAGTCAATGGCCACGTCATTTTCCGAGAGAATGCCGAGCGCATGGTGGAGGCTGCCGGGTTTGTCGGGGACGATGAGGCAGATGACGTCGGTGACCTTGACGGCGAACCCTTTCTGACGGAGCACGTTTTCTGCGAGCTCGGGTTTGCCGACAATCATGCGCAGGATGCCGAAGTCGGTGGAGTCGGCAATGCTGAACGCCGAGATGTTGATGCCGTTTTCGGCCAGAACTCCGGTGAGTTCGGTAAGCCGGCCTGTTCGGTTTTCAAGAAAGACCGAGAGTTGACGGATGATCATGGTCCCCTTCCTCCTGTTAGCGTTTCCTGTTATCTATGACCCGTTTTGCCTTGCCCATACTGCGCTCTATGGTGCCCGGCTCGACAAGGCGCACGGTGGAGCTGATGCCGAGCATGCTGCCGATTGCGGACTGTATTTTTTTTCTGAGACCCTCCAGTTCCTTGACCTCGTCGGAGAAGAACGATTCCTCGACCTCCACCTGGATTTCGAGGGAGTCGAGGTTGTGCATACGGTCGATGGTGAGCAGGTAATGGGGTCTGGTCTCGCTCATTTCAAGCAGCACCGCTTCCACCTGGGAGGGGAAGACGTTGACGCCGCGGATGATGAGCATGTCGTCGGTGCGGCCGACACATTTTTCCATGCGGACGAGGGTTCTGCCGCACTCGCATCGCTCGGCGTGCAGGCGCGTGAGGTCGCGCGTGCGGTAGCGGATGAGCGGCATGGCCTCCTTTGTCGCGGGTGTGAAGACCAGCTCGCCGAGCTCGCCGTATGGCAGCACCTCGCCGGTGTCGGGGTTGATGATTTCGGGGATGAAGTGGTCTTCGAAGATGTGCATGCCTGTCTGGCACCGGCACTCCATCGAAACGCCGGGGCCGATGATTTCGCTGAGACCATAGATGTCGTAAGCCTTGATGCCGAGCAGTCGTTCGATTTCGGTGCGCATTCCTTCAGTCCAGGGCTCTGCACCGAAGATGCCGGCCTTCAGCTTGATGTGTTCTTTTTGGATCTTCTCTTCGATGATGGCTTCTCCGAGGAAGGCTGCGTAGGAAGGGGTGCAGGCAAGCACGGTGGAGCCGAAGTCCTCCATCAGCTGGAGCTGTTTTTTCGTGTTGCCGCCAGAGATCGGAATGACCGAGGCTCCGAGGGTCTCGGCGCCGTAGTGGAGGCCGAGGCCCCCGGTGAAGAGTCCGTAGTCGTAGGCGACCTGGATGATATCGGACCGGGTTACGCCGGCCATGGTGAGCGATCGGGCGACCACTTCGCTCCACATCGCTATGTCGTTCTTGGTGTAGCCGACCACTGTCGGCTTTCCTGTGGTGCCGCTGGAGGCGTGCAGGCGCACGATTCCCTCCTGCGGAACGGTGAAAAGCCCGAACGGGTAATTGTCCCGCAGGTCCTGCTTGGTGGTGAACGGGAGCTTCGGAAGGTCGTCCATGCTCCGTATGTCTCCAGGTTCGATGCCAAGTTCCTGCAGCCGCCGGCGATAGAAGGGTACGGTGTTCCACACCCGCGATACCATTGCTGATAGGCGCTCGCCCTGAATTTTGCGGAGCTCTTCACGCTCCATGCATTCATACTGCCTGTTCCA encodes the following:
- a CDS encoding ACT domain-containing protein → MIIRQLSVFLENRTGRLTELTGVLAENGINISAFSIADSTDFGILRMIVGKPELAENVLRQKGFAVKVTDVICLIVPDKPGSLHHALGILSENDVAIDYMYAFSSAEGRATVVIRTAVPQAAIRVLSQHRLELVQAGDIYQL
- a CDS encoding phenylacetate--CoA ligase family protein; translation: MIWNRQYECMEREELRKIQGERLSAMVSRVWNTVPFYRRRLQELGIEPGDIRSMDDLPKLPFTTKQDLRDNYPFGLFTVPQEGIVRLHASSGTTGKPTVVGYTKNDIAMWSEVVARSLTMAGVTRSDIIQVAYDYGLFTGGLGLHYGAETLGASVIPISGGNTKKQLQLMEDFGSTVLACTPSYAAFLGEAIIEEKIQKEHIKLKAGIFGAEPWTEGMRTEIERLLGIKAYDIYGLSEIIGPGVSMECRCQTGMHIFEDHFIPEIINPDTGEVLPYGELGELVFTPATKEAMPLIRYRTRDLTRLHAERCECGRTLVRMEKCVGRTDDMLIIRGVNVFPSQVEAVLLEMSETRPHYLLTIDRMHNLDSLEIQVEVEESFFSDEVKELEGLRKKIQSAIGSMLGISSTVRLVEPGTIERSMGKAKRVIDNRKR